The following are encoded together in the Vanrija pseudolonga chromosome 7, complete sequence genome:
- the arp5 gene encoding Actin-like protein arp5, producing MAAKTEPHAGSSSTPTPDNVIYLPENHFSGEPQPVFDYHSLDGKDPVICIDNGSHAWRAGFSTMDTPYIDRPNIVSRYRDRKLLRNTLLFGNDVEVDANSRSNGRCMFDGDMLIHGDLMESALDYTFLTLGIDSSSIEQPIVMTERLANPIFTRAMTSEILFELYGAPEVSYGIDSLFAFSRHKKQDGLAINLGHNASTIIPVVDGKGILSRAKRIPWGGAQAADLMLKLTQLKYPSFPVKVTNSQATFMYRETCYFSSDYEEELRSLTDPVKMMEQTKVIQFPFNQPEVIEKTEEEIAAALERRREQGKRLQDMQAKQRAEKLAAQVAELEEYKTILGERSKLKKADFIKRVSEVTPFDTEAELEAWVNKTEAEVRRKQRRAAGEEPEPEEEPSFPLVDRPDEELTEEEIKDKRRQKLMKAGWEARVKIREEKRREKERLEEEQRKEDEERTNNLESWAARLKDEQDEVIERIRERKKRRAQLGDRKSAAAQNRMKSIASLAADTNGGKKRKKGEEEKDDGFGRDDSDWAVYREIGGEDDSEAEEDDLAQLESIESRLLQYDPTFTDDDTLEGKVRVKNALLNAFVRGGTDGRYDSESMEQSYQIHLNVERIRVPETWFQPAMFGIDSAGLGEVAGWLMNGFEDDVRKRIMQAVVLTGGSTKLPNLLPRMRNTLTPVLPFREPLKILGAVDGGDPRLEAWRGMAEWASSAEAKASRVTRAEYDEYGGEWLKEHAWGNVAI from the exons atgGCCGCAAAGACGGAGCCTCacgcgggctcgtcgtctaCCCCTACCCCCGACAACGTCATCTACCTGCCGGAAAACCACTTCTCTGGCGAGCCGCAGCCAGTGTTCGACTAccactcgctcgacggcaaggaccCCGTGATCTGCATTGACAATG GATCACACGCTTGGCGCGCGGGCTTCTCGACTATGGACACGCCGTACATCGACCGGCCGAACATCGTCTCTCGTTACCGTGACCGCAAGCTTCTGAGGAATACGCTGCTCTTCGGCAAcgatgtcgaggtcgacgccaacTCGCGTTCGAATGGACGGTGCATGTTCGACGGGGATATGCTCATCCACGGTGATCTGATG GAGTCTGCCCTCGACTACACTTTCCTTACCCTCGGCATCGACAGTAGCAGCATCGAGCAGCCCATTGTTATGACTGAGCGGTTAGCGAACCCCATCTTCACGCGAGCTA TGACCTCTGAGATCCTGTTCGAGCTCTACGGCGCGCCGGAGGTCTCTTATGGAATCGACTCGCTGTTCGCCTTCTCGCGACACAAGAAGCAGGACGGATTGGCCATTAACCTCGGCCACAACGCGAGCACCATCATTCCTGTGGTTGACGGCAAGGGCATCCTGTCGCGCGCGAAGAG GATACCATGGGgaggcgcgcaggcggctgACTTGATGCTCAAGCTCACGCAGCTCAAGTACCCTAGCTTCCCCGTCAAGGTCACAAACTCCCAGGCAACG TTCATGTACCGGGAGACTTGTTACTTCTCCTCTGACTACGAGGAGGAGTTGCGGTCCTTGACGGACCCTGTGAAGATGATGGAACAGACCAAGGTCATCCAGTTCCCCTTCAACCAGCCT GAGGTCATTGAAaagaccgaggaggagatcgcTGCCGCATTGGAAAGGAGGCGAGAGCAAGGCAAGAGGTTGCAGGACATGCAAGCCAAGCAGCGAGCAGAGAAG CTTGCTGCCCAGGTCGCTGAGCTTGAAGAGTACAAGACCATCCTCGGCGAACGCTCAAAGCTGAAGAAGGCCGACTTCATAAAGCGGGTCAGCGAGGTGACGCCGTTTGACACCGAGGCGGAACTCGAGGCATGGGTCAACAAGACAGAGGCTGAGGTTAGACGAAAGCAGCGCCGTGCTGCTGGcgaggagcccgagccgGAGGAGGAGCCATCATTCCCTCTGGTGGATCgccccgacgaggagcttACAGAAGAGGAGATCAAGGACAAGCGTCGCCAGAAGCTGATGAAGGCTGGATGGGAAGCGCGCGTCAAGATCCGTGAGGAGAAGAGGCGGGAGAAGGAGCGATTG gaggaggagcagcgcaaggaggacgaggagaggacAAACAACCTTGAGTCGTGGGCTGCCCGTCTCAAGGACGAGCAGGACGAGGTTATTGAGCGTATCCGCGAACGCAAAAAGCGGAGAGCACAGCTCGGTGACCGCAAGTCCGCAGCCGCTCAAAACAGGATGAAGTCGATCGCGTCGCTGGCTGCGGACACCAACGGCGGTAAGAAGAGGAAaaagggcgaggaag AAAAGGATGATGGCTTCGGtcgcgacgactcggactgGGCAGTGTACCGCGAgatcggcggcgaggacgactctgaggccgaggaggacgacctcgcccagctcgagagCATCGAGAGCCGCCTGCTCCAGTATGACCCGACcttcaccgacgacgacacgctcgagggcaaggtgcGCGTCAAGAATGCGCTGCTCAACGCCTTCGTTCGCGGTGGAACGGACGGCCGGTACGACTCCGAGTCGATGGAGCAGAGCTACCAGATCCACCTCAACGTCGAGCGCATTCGTGTGCCTGAGACATGGTTCCAGCCAGCAATGTTTGGTATCGACTCTGCTGGCCTGGGCGaggtcgctggctggctcatGAACGGCTttgaggacgacgtgcgGAAGCGAATCATGCAG GCGGTCGTCCTTACAGGAGGCTCGACCAAGCTTCCTAACCTCCTCCCTAGGATGCGCAACACGCTCACACCGGTGCTTCCATTCCGAGAACCGCTCAAGATTCTCGGAGCGGTGGATGGAGGTGACCCCAGGCTTGAGGCATGGCGTGGTATGGCCGAgtgggcgtcgagcgcggagGCCAAAGCGTCCAGGGTCACACGAGCCGAGTATGACGAGTATGGTGGGGAGTGGCTCAAGGAGCATGCTTGGGGCAACGTTGCCATCTAG